The Ornithinibacillus sp. 4-3 region AGAACCTGTGTCTGAGAGTGGTGAGCATAAAGGACACGCTGATCATCACGGTGCATCAAGTTCAGTTACTGATTTACCCAATCAAATGACTGTTGATGAAATTAGCAGTATTGCTCAAAAAGAGGGTGTTTCTAAACCATTTTCTATTGTATATCCATCAGATGAGAAAGGGGTTTTCACTGTATCCAAAGGAAGTAATTCTGGTGTTACTGGGCTGGATGTTTCACCAAATGAAGAAACAACAGTTTATTATGATCAATATAGCGGCGACAGGCTGGGAAAAGTGGATTATGAAGAATATGGTGTCATAGGTAAATGGTTTACTTGGGGTATCCCGTTACATGAAGGTCACTTATTTGGTTTGCCAAATAAAGTAATGAATCTACTTGTCTGTATCGCGTTTCTAGGTGCTATCGTAATTGGTTTTATTTCTTGGATGAAACGTACAAAAAACTTCTCAAATATACTACCGAAAAGAGTTAATAAACCACTTTCAATTTCTGTTATATCGATGTTAATAGTACTTGGTATTTTAATGCCATTGTTCGGAATATCTATTATTCTTGTGTTCATTATAGAAGCTATTTTATATTTCAAGAAGAAAAAAGCGGTGTCTTAAGACATCGCTTAGTTTGTAGGGAAATCATTTGAAATTTCAAATGATTTCCTATCTAGAGCACGTAATAAACCGCTAATATTTGATCGGGTGACAGTAAGTTCATTGCTTAGCTCAGAGGGTAATGCTTCATAGTTTCTTTCCTCAAGCATTTATAATAGATATAGCCGAGCTAAATTCAAATCAAATACTGTGGTTTTTGAATCTAATATTCTGGTTAATTTATTTGTTTTTTTGATGTAATGTAAGAAAGAGTTTTACCTCGATATCCGGATTATCAAGAGGGTTTGTCATATGTTATTCATCTTCTTCTAATTATTGAATGTATTTATTATAATGGCAATTGATTAACTGTCAAATAGATAAGCTATTAACTAAGTGTGGGGCGATAATCCTTATGTTAAAATGTTTAGCAGTCTTGCTGCATTATAGTTTTTTCCATTTCTTCCCCTTAAAATAGTAAACAATCATTGTCTACTACTCTAAACGCTTTTTTACCTTGTTAAATCATAGCTTAAATCTAAGAGATGGAAGATTTCCTCGTCAGGAACAGAACCATCCAATACAATGCTAATCCAGTGCTCCTTGTTCATGTGATAAGCGGGTAAAATTGCATTATTCTCTCTTAAAATACCAGATAATGCTGGATCACATTTAACATTCAATATCTCTGTTTTTCCCTATTGTAGATACGCTATCTTGCTGTATCGTTACTGTTAATGTATTTGGTGTACCGAGACTACTTCAGATTGTATGAAAATAATATTACGAATAATCAATTAGCATTTTTAAAATAAGATAGGAGGAGAAACAAATGAATAATGATATTACTTACAAAAAGCTACAATCAGGCGATGAAAAGGATTTTTATGATTTAGTATTGTTATTCAACGATGTATTTGAGGCCAACAATGGCGTAAATAAGAAAAATATTAGCCAATTGCTGAACAATCCAAACTTTGTGTGTTTGGTCGCTTTTCATCATCAATAAAGTTATTGGGGGAATAACTGCTTATGAGCTCATGTCGTATGATAAGCCTGGATCTGCAATGTATATCTATGATTTAGCAGTTCAGAATAGTCATCAACGAAACGGGATTGGTAGCAAATTGGTTTCGGAGCTATTAGCAGATTGCAGAAGTAAAGGTATAAAGGAATTATTTGTCCAAGCGGAGGAAGCTGACACTCATGCGGTTCAATTTTATCAGAAATTAGGAGGCAAATCTCTTAAAACATATCAGTTTGATTTTTAACGTTTAAACATAGATGAAAGGACAATGATTGTGGTTGGACTGGCAGTATTATGTGGAATTTTGGTAGCTATCATCCCGTCACGGTTGATAATTAATGTCTTTTCTGACGTGAATATGAGTTATATTTTGATTGATATCGCTCGTTGGACAGCAGTCTATTTCCTAATGTCCATGATTGCTTTTGGCATTGCAGAATTAACACGCAGTACAATTGTACCGCTTTCCATTTTAATTATGATTCCAATACTTATTGCGACAGGTATCTTACAATGGCCAGAAGGATTACGATTCTTGCCAGATCAAGCAAGTATGAGTTTACTTGGAACTCCTGCTTATGAAGTGACTGAGCTTCCGCCGTGGATTGCTTTCTTTACACTTCTTGCTTGGGTGGTTGTGTGTATTGGGATTTATTGGTTTTCCTTGTTACGACGCGATAGTTAAAAAGATGTGAACTCATACTTTGATAGGTGATAAGTATGAGTTTATATTTATCATTCTATTTATCAGTATCCATTAGTTTTGCCAACCTGATAAAAGAAAGTTAGATGTATTGAATGTAGCAATGATTGTTCTTATATAGCTTACTTCGATAACCTCTATATTTGTGGTCTCATCAAGGTTTTTTCCACCTCTGACGAAAGATACTGGAATGAACAACGTGTCTTTTATTAAAAATGAATTAATCTTTTGGCTAGTTTATCAAGTTTTTTGTATAGCATCTTTAATTAAGCAGTTTCCTCGTCCATGTGGAATACACATTGGAGTACCAAAGATAGGATCACGTGCGATATTACATCTCATACGAAATACTGCTGAAACAAGTTCTGCTGAAATTGTATCTTCCGGGCGTCCTTGAGCATATATTTTTTTATCTTTTATCGCAATGATATGGTGTGCATAGCGGCTTGCTAAATTTAAATCATGCAATACCATTACAATAGTACGATTGTCTTTTTCATTTAAATTGAAAAGAAGATCTAGAACATCAATTTGATGTGTTAAATCCAGATAGGTGGTTGGTTCGTCTAATAAAATAATCTCAGTATCTTGTGCTAAGGTTAACGCAATCCATGCCCGTTGGCGCTGTCCACCTGATAAAGAATCAACAGATTGATCCTTTAAATCTAACATATTTGTATCTTCTAGAGCTTTTTGTACAGCTTCCTCATCTTTTTTGGACCATTGCTTCATTACTTTACGATAAGGATGTCTTCCTTGTTTAACAAGCTCATAAACAGTTAAACCTTCAGGAGCTGTTGGCCCTTGTGGCAAGATTGCTAAGTTCTGTGCAATTTCTTTTGTTCGCATTTGAGCGATATTTTGTCCATTTAATACAATAGATCCTCGCTTTGGTTTTAATAAACGTGCCAACGAACGCAGTAATGTTGACTTTCCACAGCCATTTGGACCAATAAAAACAGTAATTTCCCCTTTTGGGATAGAAATATCTAGTTCTTTTATAATAATTCGATCTCCAAATCCCAGTGTTAGATTACTTGCTGTTAATGAGCTCAATATAAAACGCCTCCCTAACCTAAAAAGGTGTGGTGTTCTTAATTAATTTCATTCTATGATTTTGATGGACATGATAACAATTTCAATAAAAAATAAATACTTAATAAGCCGCTTCTATTTTTTCATGTAAAAAAGTTTCACTCAGTAGTATTCACGATCTTTTGTAAAGGTGATTCCTTTCCTTTTGCTTAGATAAGAAACTAAGAGAACAAATATTCCTGTTAAGTATTTGTTTTCTTAAGAAATTTTTAAAAAAGGTTAATAAGAGGTAGAAATCTTTTGCTTAAAGACAAATTAAGCTTTTTAAACAAGTATGAAAATTATTTAAACAAATCAACAAACATATCGATTGTTTGTTTTGAAGCAACCAAGCCACTGTTTGTCCAATTGCTTTCATCTTCTATGAAGTATACTTGATTATTTTGAACGACAGCAGTATTGTTCCAGACATTGCTATTGTCTAATGCTTCAATTCCTTCATCATCTTTGTTACCTAGAATAATGAGATGATCAGCATCTATTTCAGAAAGTTTTTCTAAAGATATTGGGTTCCAAGCTGATTCTCCTTGGCCTAGCTCTTCAACCAGTCCAGGTACTGTCACACCTAGTTCATTATAAATCATATTAGCGGAGTGACGATTTTTCTCGAATAGGAAGTATTTACCTCCAATAACCCACATCATTGCAACGCTTTCGTCACCTAATAATTCCTTAAGCCCTTCTTTTGCTTGGTTTACTTTTTCCTCATAATCCGTTAAAGCTTCTGCTGCTTCATCTTCCTTACCTATTAGTTTCCCTATCTTCTGTATGCGAACTTGCCAATCACTTACCTCTTCTTCAGATAATACATAGGTAGGTGCAATAGCTGCATAATCATCATAAGAGCCTTCATAATTATCTAGCACATGATCTAAAATAATAAGATCAGGTTCTATGCTTAGAACAGCCTCTAGAGGCAATGTCCATTCAATGGTGTCAACATCTGCTAATTCTTGTTCTAGGTAATCTTGTACGCTTTCACCAATTGCCCATTTTGCAACAGGTTTCTCACCAAGAGCAATCAATGTATCTTCATTGTAAGATGCAAGAATTTTTTCAGGGTTTGCAGGAACGGTAACTTCCCCCATATCGGAATCAACCTTGATTTCGCTTTCTTCTTCTGCATCATTTGGTGTATTTACTTCTTCTGATTTATTGGGCTCATCTGCTTCGTTCGGTTCCTTATCATTACTATTACTACAAGCAACGAGAAGAAATAGAGCAATGAGGATAAGCATTAACAAATATTTCTTTTGTATGTATTTGTGCATTTCTTTTTCTCCTTTAATATTATATAATGAACTTCTACCGATAATGATAATCATTTTCGATTAAGGTGTCAATAAAATTATAGTGATATTTTATGGAAATAGAACTTAAAATTACAGAATATCTAAACATGATATGTTCATCTAATAATGTTTTAGATAGAGGATATAGGAGTATATAAGCAATGAAATTATTTTCGCATTCATCCCAATTAATAAAACTATTAATCAATATCATAGGAATTTTTCTGATCGTTTTCTCGATTGGTGTTTCTATTTCTTATGGTGCAACAAAAATTGATTTACATATAATTTGGCAGGCTGTTTTTAATTTTAATGAGGGAGATAAGGCACATCAGGTTATTTGGGAGTTACGCATTCCACGTGCTTTAGCTGCAGTATTAGTTGGCGCATTTTTAGCTGTATCTGGGGCAGTGATGCAAGGAATGACACGTAATCCTCTTGCATCACCTTCTATTATGGGTGTAACAGATGGTGCAGCATTTATGCTAGTAATTATTTTAGCATTCTATCCAGCAGTTTCTAATATTGGCCTAATATTCTCTTCTTTTTTAGGAGCAGGGGTAGCAGTAACACTAGTATTTTTAGTAGGATCCTTTTCTAGTGGCGGCCTAACTCCTGTAAAACTAGCGTTAGCTGGGGTTGCTATAGGAACCTTATTGCGTTCTGTTTCTTCTATTCTTTCGTTACATTTCCAACTGGAGAAAGATATTGGTTTTTGGCTTGCAGGTGGATTAGATGGAGTAGGATGGAATGAGATAGTTATTCTTCTTATTGTTGGAGTTATTGGAATGGCATTAGCGTTATCCATTGCAAAATCTATTACTGTTCTCAGTCTTGGAGATGATTTATCTACTGGATTAGGACAGAATAATACATTGATTAAAGTTTCTGGTATTGTGGTTGTGTTGATATTAACAGGTGTGGCTGTTTCTATTGCAGGTTCTGTTGGGTTTATAGGGCTCATTATTCCGCATATTACACGTTTTATTATTGGAACGGATTATCGTTGGATTATTCCAACCACAGCAGTATTTGGAGCCTTATTGCTGGTAAATGCAGATCTTATTGCACGACTAATTAATGCCCCTTTTGAAACACCAGTAGGAGCAATTACATCTATTATTGGTGTTCCTTTCTTTCTTTATCTAGCAAGAAGCAGTGGGGGTGACAAAAAATGAATACAATTGAGAAGAAAAAACGTCTTCGGTTTTGGTTAATTATTAGCATTTTAATCATAGGAATAATTGCTTTTTTCTTTATCAGTTTGAGTTTAGGTATGATTTCCATTTCTCCAAAAGAAGTAATTCAGACACTAATGGGGCAAGGGACAGATAGGCAGGAGCTTGTACTATTTAAATTTCGTATGCCAGGAATTATTTTAGCATTACTTATTGGAGCTGGTTTAGCTGTTTCCGGAACAATTATGCAAGGTATTACACAAAATGGTCTTGCTGATCCAGGAATTTTAGGAATTAATTCAGGTGCAGGTTTTGCGATTGTTTTATTTCTTTATTCTTTTCAAGGAATTATCCCCGCTAGCAGTGTGCTTAGCACCTATATGCTTCCTTTTGTAGCTTTAGTAGGGGCATTTACAGCAGCAATTTTGATTTATACTATTGCTTGGAAAAAAGGAGTTTCTCCAATTCGCCTGGTCTTAGTTGGAATTGGAGTGAATGCTGCATTTGGTGCTCTATTAACAATATTACAGCTACGAATGGATCCACAAAATTATCGCCATGTAACTATTTGGCTTTCTGGAGAAATATGGAGCGCAAACTGGGATTTTGTTTATGCTTTATTGCCATGGATGTTGATTCTTATTCCTGTTGCAATGATAAAGGCAAGAAATTTAAATGTCTTTCATTTAGGAGATGATATAGCTTCCGGTTTAGGTACACATGTAGAAAAAGAAAGAGGATTTTTATTTTTTATTGCTGTAGCATTGGCAGGAGCGGCAGTAGCAGCCGGTGGAGCAATTGCTTTTTTAGGATTAGTTGTTCCACATATTGTTCGTAAGCTAGTTGGGCCATTACATAATTATGTAATTCCTATTTCAGCTTTATTGGGAGGATTTATCTTGATAATTGCTGATGTTATTGGAAGTAATATTCTAGCACCAACAACAATCCCTGTAGGAATTGTTGTAGCAATTGTTAGTACTCCTTATTTTGTTTATTTGCTGATGAAAACAAATTAAAAAAGAGAAGGAATTACGTTTGCAGTATCATGTGGTGGAGGAAAACTTCCATAGAGAATCGTTGGTGAAGTAGAGGCTTTTGAACAAGCTTACAATATTTGATGCTTGAAAGTATATTACGAACTTTGTACAAAGCAGTTTGACGATACCTAGCGATACAGCATTGATGATAACTGCCTTATATTCTCCGAATAACTAAAGCTAAATAAAACTTTTTTCGAATAAATAAAGAAAAAGCTATCTTTTTAAATGGATAAGTGTTACACTACGTACAACTTAATTGTTTGTGTTAGCAATACAGGATTTATGTCAATGCATATAATGTATATCATCGTCTTGAATTATTATCAGAACAACCAAAGTAATAAACGTGCATAAAATGATGCACATGGAGGAATTATCTATGAACACAGGTTCAGTAAAATGGTTTAACGCAGAAAAAGGTTTCGGTTTCATTGAAGTTGAAGGTGGAGACGATGTATTCGTACATTTCTCAGCAATTCAAAGCGATGGTTTCAAAACATTAGAAGAAGGTCAACAAGTTACTTTTGATATCGAAGAAGGCAACCGTGGACCTCAAGCAACTAACGTTAGATAAGATTTTATAGTAAGAAGCTCTTCTGTTATAGAAGGGCTTTTTTTATTTTTCTATTTTCTTGATTGCAGCATGAAAAAAGACGCTTAAAACGTCTTTTAAAGTCAATATTGATTTTTAAGAAGAAGTTAATATATTTTATAAGCTTGTCCTGTTTCTAATCCTAAAACACACTTGCGATATGATAAGCCAACTCGTTTAGATGTAGTAGGTTCAAATCCCTGAAATAATTTTCCATACTTTCACTTGGCTATACGGCAGAAGATACTGTTTTTAACGGGTCATCCATTAAAAGTCCTGTTGTGCCAATCGTTCTAGTTGCTCCAAACTAATAAGATTTTCAAACATTTTGCTCCTTTCATGCTTTATATATAGTGCAAGCTTTAAATATAGTTTAGTGAAGCGGATTATCTTGTTATATCGAATTTTTCGATTGATAGCCATTTGTTTACTTAAAAAGCTTCCATACTTTTCTGTTTTCAAATTTACTTAGAGGATAATAGCATTTCATTTTTTGGGAATTTCATATGAATTCTGACTATTTGATTGACCTATATTATGGAGTATAGTAATATTTGGCTACCTATCAGTAAGGAGTTTTTGTTATAGAAGGTTCTGACTCCAACTAAGATACGAGATGCTGCTTTAAGTTATTTAGCGTATTATGATTTGTTTTTATTAGATCAAATTGCAGAAGATATAGAGATTAGAAAATTTTTATATATTCTCACTATAAAATCTCTTTTTATAAGGATAAATTACGCTTTGAAAAGTGAGTAAAAGCTATTTTACCTATGTTTTGAGATGGTAACGGCTAGGGGGAATCCAAAAAAATGGGACAGAAAATTAATCATAAGGGTGTTGTGGTAGTTGTTATCTTAGCGACATTTTTATTTTCATTTAGTCAGTTTTTATTAATCACAGCATACCCAACAATTATGGCTGAATTTGATATAAATGCTACTCAAGTACAATGGCTTACTACAGCATTTTTACTAACAACAATTGTTTTTATTCCAATGACCGCTTATCTATCAAATACGTTTTCATCAAAAAGCCTTATTGTTTTTGCGCTTTCCTGTTTAGCTATTGGTACAGTAATTGGAGGATGGTCACCAAATTTTATTACATTAGTATTCTCAAGAGCAATTCAAGCAATGGGTGCAGGTATTATTCTTCCACTTGTCCAAACCATATTATTGACTATATTTCCATATGAGCGTAGAGGTGCTGCAATGGGCCTTCTAGGAGCTGTATCGAATGTAGCACCAGCAAGTGCACCGGCTCTTTCTGGCATCATAATCGATATGTATAGCTGGCGTTCTCTTCATTGGGTTATATTGCCCTTAATAGTAGTAGCTTTAATTTTAGCTGTATTTGCAATGAAAGATGTGTTGGAAAAGCAAGAATCGAGATTAGATGTTTTTTCCATTATTCTTTCTGCAATAGGTTTCTCTTTTTTCATTTTTGGTTTAAGTAATATAAGTGTGACTGGATTTATGGATAAACTTGTAATTCTTCCGCTTTTTATTGGAATTATAGTGCTTTACCTTTTTGTACGTCGTCAATTACATTTGACTTTACCAGTTCTTAATGTGCAATTGTTTTCTAATTCTATCTTTCGGTTAGCATCGATACTTGTTTTTATTAATTTAATGCTATTATTATCTACAGAGACAATACTACCTATGTTTGCACAAACTGTTCTACAAACAAGTGCATTTTTATCTGGTTTTCTTTTGCTTCCAGGAACCATTTTGCTATCTATCATGACATTTGTGTCAGGGAATTTATATGACCGTTACGGCGGTAGAAAAATTACTATTATAGGATTTTTATTTACATTTATAGCTTTATTATTATTAAATGCTGTGGGCATGGAAAGTTCTCCATATTTAATTGCCATATATTTTTGTTTATTTATGCTTGGTTTTGGATTAACACTAATGCCACTAGTTACGGTAAGCATGAATGCATTGGACAACAAAGACATTCCTCATGGATCTGCGATTATTAATACTGTGCGACAGTTTGGAATGACATTTGGAGTTATTACACTTTCCACTATTATCAGTGTCACTACTTCAAATATGGATGCATCTTATAGAGTGAGTACATATTGGGGAGTAACTTATTCATTTATTGTTATGGCACTATTAGCTTTGGTAGGGTTTTTCCTTGCAAGATTTATAAGAGAAAAGCAAAGAAATGCAAACTCAGTAGAATTATAGACTCATATATGAGAATTCACCCTAAAAAAGTTGAAATGGTTTTAGGGTGAATTTATATTCATCAAAGGGAAGGGGCATGCCTTGCTTCCTTTGCGTTATTTGTAAAATCTAATTAAGAGGATATTCCTCTAGATTTCTGAGTTACGAATGCTTTCACAACTAATCTATAAATTTTTTCATTACATCTAAGCTTCTACTTATTTTCAAAGAAGGCCTCTGCTTTTTCTAAATAAATGGCTTGGTCTGGAGATAAGTCATATTCTTCAACAATCGCATCAACTGGACAAACGGCTACACACGCACCACAATCAATACAAATATCAGGATCAATATAAAATTGATCTACGCCTTCCTCTATACAATCAACAGGGCAGACACTTACACATTCTGCCGCTTTTTCTTTACTACATGGGTCAAGAATAACGAAAGCCATAAAGTAAATCCTCCTTCAATTTGTAATTATTTTTTCAGTTTTAGAACATGGCTGTAGAATGTTTTGGTTGAATTCGTGCTTTTGGGTCCATATAATTTTTTGCATTATTGATTGCGGTTGGACCTTCTCCAAAGCCTGTTGCAATTAGTTTTACTTTTCCTTCATACGTACAAATATCACCAGCAGCATAGATTCCAGGAATATTAGTTTCCATTTTAGAGTTCACAACAATACTATTCTTTTCTATTTCTAATCCCCAATCTTTAATTGGTCCGAGGCTGGATACAAATCCGTAATTACAAATAACATCATCAACATCTAATTCAATCAGTCTTTCTCCTTTTATTTCTTGTAAAATCAGTTTTTCAATTCGATTTGTCGCAACAATGGAAGCTGTTGTAAAAGGAGTAAGTTTTTTAACCGTAGATTTATTTAATTGATTTACACTATGCTCATGGGCACGAAAATCGTCTCTACGATGGACAAGCGTAACTTCTGAAGCTATTTTCTCTAGCATTAATGCCCAATCTACTGCGGAATCACCACCACCAAGAATAGCAACTCGTCTATTTTTAAATTTATTTATATCTTTTACATAATAATATAGGTTCGTTCCTTCAAAAGTTTCGCTTTCCCCAGCATTTAATCTTCTTGGTTGAAAAGCACCATTGCCAGCAGT contains the following coding sequences:
- a CDS encoding ABC transporter ATP-binding protein, which produces MSSLTASNLTLGFGDRIIIKELDISIPKGEITVFIGPNGCGKSTLLRSLARLLKPKRGSIVLNGQNIAQMRTKEIAQNLAILPQGPTAPEGLTVYELVKQGRHPYRKVMKQWSKKDEEAVQKALEDTNMLDLKDQSVDSLSGGQRQRAWIALTLAQDTEIILLDEPTTYLDLTHQIDVLDLLFNLNEKDNRTIVMVLHDLNLASRYAHHIIAIKDKKIYAQGRPEDTISAELVSAVFRMRCNIARDPIFGTPMCIPHGRGNCLIKDAIQKT
- a CDS encoding NAD(P)/FAD-dependent oxidoreductase, yielding MTLDQVDITIIGAGPTGLFTAFYGGMRQASVKVIDSLPQIGGQLTALYPEKYIYDVAGFPKIQAQELIDQLEEQMNLFNSEIILGQSIEQLERLEDGTFRLISNTGDIHLTKTIIITAGNGAFQPRRLNAGESETFEGTNLYYYVKDINKFKNRRVAILGGGDSAVDWALMLEKIASEVTLVHRRDDFRAHEHSVNQLNKSTVKKLTPFTTASIVATNRIEKLILQEIKGERLIELDVDDVICNYGFVSSLGPIKDWGLEIEKNSIVVNSKMETNIPGIYAAGDICTYEGKVKLIATGFGEGPTAINNAKNYMDPKARIQPKHSTAMF
- a CDS encoding FecCD family ABC transporter permease, with the protein product MKLFSHSSQLIKLLINIIGIFLIVFSIGVSISYGATKIDLHIIWQAVFNFNEGDKAHQVIWELRIPRALAAVLVGAFLAVSGAVMQGMTRNPLASPSIMGVTDGAAFMLVIILAFYPAVSNIGLIFSSFLGAGVAVTLVFLVGSFSSGGLTPVKLALAGVAIGTLLRSVSSILSLHFQLEKDIGFWLAGGLDGVGWNEIVILLIVGVIGMALALSIAKSITVLSLGDDLSTGLGQNNTLIKVSGIVVVLILTGVAVSIAGSVGFIGLIIPHITRFIIGTDYRWIIPTTAVFGALLLVNADLIARLINAPFETPVGAITSIIGVPFFLYLARSSGGDKK
- a CDS encoding FecCD family ABC transporter permease encodes the protein MNTIEKKKRLRFWLIISILIIGIIAFFFISLSLGMISISPKEVIQTLMGQGTDRQELVLFKFRMPGIILALLIGAGLAVSGTIMQGITQNGLADPGILGINSGAGFAIVLFLYSFQGIIPASSVLSTYMLPFVALVGAFTAAILIYTIAWKKGVSPIRLVLVGIGVNAAFGALLTILQLRMDPQNYRHVTIWLSGEIWSANWDFVYALLPWMLILIPVAMIKARNLNVFHLGDDIASGLGTHVEKERGFLFFIAVALAGAAVAAGGAIAFLGLVVPHIVRKLVGPLHNYVIPISALLGGFILIIADVIGSNILAPTTIPVGIVVAIVSTPYFVYLLMKTN
- a CDS encoding iron-hydroxamate ABC transporter substrate-binding protein, producing the protein MHKYIQKKYLLMLILIALFLLVACSNSNDKEPNEADEPNKSEEVNTPNDAEEESEIKVDSDMGEVTVPANPEKILASYNEDTLIALGEKPVAKWAIGESVQDYLEQELADVDTIEWTLPLEAVLSIEPDLIILDHVLDNYEGSYDDYAAIAPTYVLSEEEVSDWQVRIQKIGKLIGKEDEAAEALTDYEEKVNQAKEGLKELLGDESVAMMWVIGGKYFLFEKNRHSANMIYNELGVTVPGLVEELGQGESAWNPISLEKLSEIDADHLIILGNKDDEGIEALDNSNVWNNTAVVQNNQVYFIEDESNWTNSGLVASKQTIDMFVDLFK
- a CDS encoding MmcQ/YjbR family DNA-binding protein; amino-acid sequence: MNVKCDPALSGILRENNAILPAYHMNKEHWISIVLDGSVPDEEIFHLLDLSYDLTR
- a CDS encoding DHA2 family efflux MFS transporter permease subunit, with amino-acid sequence MGQKINHKGVVVVVILATFLFSFSQFLLITAYPTIMAEFDINATQVQWLTTAFLLTTIVFIPMTAYLSNTFSSKSLIVFALSCLAIGTVIGGWSPNFITLVFSRAIQAMGAGIILPLVQTILLTIFPYERRGAAMGLLGAVSNVAPASAPALSGIIIDMYSWRSLHWVILPLIVVALILAVFAMKDVLEKQESRLDVFSIILSAIGFSFFIFGLSNISVTGFMDKLVILPLFIGIIVLYLFVRRQLHLTLPVLNVQLFSNSIFRLASILVFINLMLLLSTETILPMFAQTVLQTSAFLSGFLLLPGTILLSIMTFVSGNLYDRYGGRKITIIGFLFTFIALLLLNAVGMESSPYLIAIYFCLFMLGFGLTLMPLVTVSMNALDNKDIPHGSAIINTVRQFGMTFGVITLSTIISVTTSNMDASYRVSTYWGVTYSFIVMALLALVGFFLARFIREKQRNANSVEL
- a CDS encoding GNAT family N-acetyltransferase, with product MSYDKPGSAMYIYDLAVQNSHQRNGIGSKLVSELLADCRSKGIKELFVQAEEADTHAVQFYQKLGGKSLKTYQFDF
- a CDS encoding indolepyruvate ferredoxin oxidoreductase subunit alpha; its protein translation is MAFVILDPCSKEKAAECVSVCPVDCIEEGVDQFYIDPDICIDCGACVAVCPVDAIVEEYDLSPDQAIYLEKAEAFFENK
- a CDS encoding cold-shock protein, with protein sequence MNTGSVKWFNAEKGFGFIEVEGGDDVFVHFSAIQSDGFKTLEEGQQVTFDIEEGNRGPQATNVR